Proteins from a single region of Sordaria macrospora chromosome 7, complete sequence:
- a CDS encoding pseudouridine synthase → MVATVATSFITDKGTPALTPDPAPAIEETDVATISPAAEPPVVATTPCDPWPRPYYIEDGLRRVVPYHYTYNTWCKERWRGRKLMEIFEVEFRDRPAEYYRTAVNTGLVVVNGKAVGPDYVLKNGDLISHTTHRHEPPTTAEPIGVIHEDDDLIVINKPSGVPVHPAGRYNYNSVVEIIKSQRGPDFLPRPCNRLDRLTSGIMFLAKNQRAAERLVAQISQRSVRKEYIARVVGRFPDGEVVCDQPILQISPKLTLNRVRANGKSARTVFKRLAYYPPPDAAGKDQTEQPATPDAEQTAQRRGEGEGYSIVRCLPVTGRTHQIRVHLQFLGHPIQNDPIYANQKVWGFDLGRDDADAARNTDEDIISRLSRMGKEDVADAVAYYDEMVDTYHKKKAEKMSGQLCEVCQTPLYTDPGKQELSLWLHSLRYEGADGAWSYKSPLPAWALPPSGMSGPTQVGGMEDLVSAVSAVEASST, encoded by the coding sequence ATGGTGGCAACAGTCGCGACCAGCTTCATCACGGACAAGGGAACACCGGCCCTTACCCCCGATCCCGCGCCGGCTATTGAAGAGACGGATGTCGCGACCATATCTCCGGCCGCTGAACCTCCGGTTGTCGCGACCACTCCCTGTGATCCCTGGCCCCGGCCCTACTACATCGAAGATGGCCTTCGCCGCGTCGTGCCGTACCACTACACCTACAACACGTGGTGCAAGGAGCGTTGGCGTGGTCGCAAGCTGATGGAAATCTTCGAGGTCGAGTTCCGGGACCGGCCTGCCGAGTATTACCGTACCGCCGTCAACACCGGCCTGGTTGTCGTCAATGGCAAGGCTGTCGGTCCCGACTATGTCCTCAAGAATGGCGACCTCATCTCCCATACCACGCACCGTCACGAGCCTCCCACCACAGCCGAGCCCATTGGCGTCATtcacgaagatgatgacctgattgtcatcaacaagccgTCCGGTGTCCCCGTCCACCCCGCTGGCCGCTACAACTACAATTCCGTCGTTGAGATTATCAAGTCCCAAAGGGGGCCCGATTTCCTACCCCGCCCCTGCAACAGGCTCGACCGGCTCACCAGCGGCATTATGTTTCTTGCCAAAAATCAGCGTGCGGCCGAACGTCTCGTCGCCCAGATCTCTCAGCGCAGTGTCCGCAAGGAGTACATCGCCAGGGTTGTTGGCAGGTTCCCCGATGGCGAAGTGGTTTGCGATCAACCCATCCTTCAGATTTCCCCCAAACTAACCCTTAATCGTGTGCGTGCCAACGGCAAATCGGCTCGAACCGTTTTCAAGCGCCTGGCCTATTATCCACCCCCTGACGCCGCCGGCAAGGACCAGACCGAACAACCAGCTACGCCGGACGCGGAGCAAACGGCACAGAGGAGAGGTGAAGGCGAAGGATATTCCATTGTCCGATGCCTTCCCGTTACCGGAAGGACTCATCAGATCCGGGTCCATCTCCAATTCTTGGGTCACCCCATCCAAAACGACCCAATCTATGCCAATCAAAAGGTCTGGGGGTTTGATCTCGGCCGAGACGATGCCGACGCGGCTCGGAACACTGACGAGGATATCATTTCCCGTCTCTCTCGGATGGGCAAGGAAGATGTCGCTGATGCGGTTGCCTATTATGACGAGATGGTGGACACCTACCataagaagaaggccgaaaAGATGTCGGGTCAACTCTGTGAAGTCTGCCAGACACCACTCTATACGGACCCTGGCAAGCAGGAGCTTTCGCTCTGGCTTCACAGTCTCAGATACGAGGGTGCTGATGGAGCATGGAGCTACAAGAGCCCCTTACCCGCCTGGGCATTACCTCCGAGTGGCATGTCTGGACCGACACAGGTAGGCGGAATGGAGGATCTTGTAAGCGCTGTAAGCGCTGTCGAGGCAAGCTCAACATGA